The Leptospira sp. WS60.C2 genome includes the window ACTCCATTTTGTTTTCCAATATCCATGTTAGGATGAATGATATTCGCAACCTAACACTCTCTCTATTTTCTTACAAAAATGGAGTGTTCACAACTGCAGGACAACACGAAACAATTTTGGTTTATCGGCATGCGTCTAAAAAAACCGAAATCATTGATACAATCGACAACGGTATGTTAGTTGGTCTAACAGAATCCATCGACGAATTTATCCATGAAAAACCGATTCCATTACAACCCAAGGATATCATCCTTCTCTATACAGATGGAGCAACGGAAGCAGAGAATCCAAAACGGGAACAATTCGGAACCCACAGGTTGATTGAATCCTTGGAACGACATGCAAGTCTTCCCACCACGGATGAAATTTTGGCCGCTATTTTCCAAGATATCTATGTTTTTATCGATGGGATGGATGTCTATGATGACATTACCATAATGATCATGAGGAAACGAGGCTAAGAGTTTTATGGATAATGAAAAAGTTTTGGAAGAGGAACGAGCCAAATACGCAGAGTTGGAAGTTCTCTACCAAAACATCATTGACCACTCCACAGAAATCGAAAACGAACTCTTAGAAAATAATAAAAAGATCCAAATGTATTTGGATCGGATGCGCCGTTACCTCTCCCCTCAATTGTATGAGATGATCACAGGTGCAGAGGTAGAAACTTCCATCTCTCATCAAAGAAGAAAACTCACAATTTTTTTCTCAGACATTGTTGGGTTTACAACTATTACTGATTCAATCGAACCGGAAATTCTTTCTGATTGTTTGAACAAATATTTAGATGTAATGTCTAGCATTGCGATCAAATACGGTGGGACAATCGACAAATTCATTGGTGATGCCATAATGATCTTTTTCGGTGCGCCAAGTTTTGAAAATGATAAAGCACATGCTTTAAACTGTGTCAAGATGGCGATTGAGATGCGAGACAGTTTGCCTGCGTTAGATGAATATTGGAGAAAATCTGGAATCAACCACAACCTAACATGCCGAATTGGAATCAACACGGGTTATGTGACAGTTGGAAATTTCGGAACCAACGAACGAATGGATTATACCATCATCGGTGGGCCAGTGAATGTTGCATCCCGTTTAGAACATGTGTCAAACGCTGGTGAAATTCTAATTTCAAATGCAACCAAATCCCTGATAGACGAATTTATTGATACAATTCCTAAG containing:
- a CDS encoding adenylate/guanylate cyclase domain-containing protein, giving the protein MDNEKVLEEERAKYAELEVLYQNIIDHSTEIENELLENNKKIQMYLDRMRRYLSPQLYEMITGAEVETSISHQRRKLTIFFSDIVGFTTITDSIEPEILSDCLNKYLDVMSSIAIKYGGTIDKFIGDAIMIFFGAPSFENDKAHALNCVKMAIEMRDSLPALDEYWRKSGINHNLTCRIGINTGYVTVGNFGTNERMDYTIIGGPVNVASRLEHVSNAGEILISNATKSLIDEFIDTIPKGEVVVKGVHTPIETFQVIGLKDNQEKKENPFLKFDDQGFLLKPLHFDKLSTNPEERRLMQNALEKALAALK